In a genomic window of Occallatibacter riparius:
- a CDS encoding NAD(P)-dependent alcohol dehydrogenase: protein MAELAEPSLRSRDVLIRVSASSINIDDIHFAEGTFYGGLPLGPRPKPHAPVTPGSDVAGVVVAVGRHVQSVQVGDAVFGVQLPFRRGGAWAELCAVDERWITRKPEHVSFRDAAACGVSGLVALFAMNAMKIRAGQQIVILGVTGGIGTIAAQLAIRAGAKVIGVCGTRNIDRAYRLGCSLVMDYSQGPWDHLLREHGITSVDRVLDLVGGRHNERMGQSILQHHGAYVTVVGPERFVGDRRLGWTGILANLAHVGYRSISSYFRGPRYILTGPGLNAGKQLPNIAAAASAGVLPAIDSTVPFELAPIRDALRRAVAHSNTGRIVIEISRTPTPE from the coding sequence ATGGCGGAGCTCGCCGAACCCTCACTCCGTTCCCGCGACGTTCTCATTCGAGTATCTGCTTCCAGCATCAACATCGATGACATTCACTTTGCCGAAGGGACTTTCTATGGCGGCCTTCCCCTCGGTCCGCGTCCAAAACCACACGCGCCCGTTACGCCTGGCAGTGACGTAGCCGGCGTAGTGGTTGCCGTCGGTCGCCATGTTCAATCAGTCCAGGTCGGTGATGCCGTTTTTGGGGTGCAGTTGCCATTCCGAAGAGGAGGCGCATGGGCAGAGTTATGCGCTGTAGATGAACGATGGATCACCAGAAAACCTGAACACGTTTCCTTTAGAGATGCCGCGGCCTGCGGTGTCTCCGGGCTCGTGGCGCTCTTCGCAATGAATGCTATGAAGATCCGCGCCGGCCAGCAAATCGTGATCCTCGGAGTCACAGGCGGAATCGGCACCATAGCAGCTCAGCTTGCGATTCGCGCCGGGGCTAAAGTCATCGGCGTATGCGGCACGAGAAACATCGATCGAGCCTATCGCCTCGGCTGTTCACTCGTCATGGATTACAGCCAGGGCCCTTGGGATCATCTGCTCCGAGAGCACGGAATAACATCCGTTGACCGTGTACTCGACCTGGTTGGCGGTCGACACAACGAACGGATGGGGCAAAGTATTCTCCAACACCATGGAGCTTATGTCACGGTCGTAGGGCCCGAGCGATTCGTCGGAGACCGGCGTCTCGGCTGGACAGGAATCCTGGCGAATCTCGCGCACGTAGGCTATCGCAGCATCAGCTCCTATTTTCGAGGTCCGCGCTATATCCTGACCGGGCCCGGTCTCAATGCAGGTAAACAACTTCCCAACATTGCCGCTGCCGCGAGTGCAGGTGTGCTGCCGGCGATTGACTCAACCGTGCCATTCGAACTGGCACCGATCCGCGATGCCCTCAGACGAGCTGTCGCTCACTCGAACACCGGTCGAATCGTAATTGAGATCAGCCGAACACCAACGCCGGAATAG
- a CDS encoding PadR family transcriptional regulator codes for MPMNDMLDALSPAGALPMLILRVLQSESLHGYAIAQRIHLLSSEVLAVEEGLLYPTLQKLLRKGLVQAEWGISETNRKVRFYRLTPQGKAELKRELASYGRITQAIQEVLRTA; via the coding sequence ATGCCTATGAACGATATGCTTGACGCGCTGAGTCCGGCCGGCGCTCTTCCCATGCTCATCCTTCGCGTGCTGCAGTCGGAGTCATTGCATGGCTATGCAATCGCACAACGCATTCATTTGCTTTCCAGTGAGGTGCTGGCTGTGGAGGAAGGACTCTTGTATCCCACGCTGCAGAAGTTGCTGCGCAAAGGATTGGTTCAAGCGGAGTGGGGCATATCAGAAACAAATCGCAAGGTGCGCTTCTACCGCCTCACGCCGCAAGGCAAGGCCGAGTTAAAACGCGAATTGGCCAGCTATGGACGAATCACGCAGGCCATCCAGGAAGTCCTTCGAACCGCATAG
- a CDS encoding ABC transporter permease yields MREFLRRIHYLINKRRLDAELQNDMEFHREMAARAGRKNFGNTLRMREQAHEAWGWTWLERLIQDLRYGVRLLVRAPGFTLMAVLVLAIGIGINVSAFSLFNMVALKPLPVLDAERLVRLERRSPTSYTSEMAYPSFIFYRDHARTLSAAIAVLGVPPMQIDADQQLTSLSFVTPNYFTELGTQAAYGRLLDPDSDGNADSPAAAILSYGLWQRRFGSDPNVIGRVIHLNGKPVTVLGITPYAFASLGGQHPDIWLPIAQQPYFFQHSAVLKDWTNASVRMWGKLAPGVSAKAAEQELRSLTNELRHEHPEAVWDGEFIQSSPGGHLQVMQPQMYQIAAMIGVLTLLILVVSCANVGGLMLARAVARQHEIGIRLAIGAGRWRILRQLCTESLVLGALGSLAALGLSCAALKLIIAKVDAPKWLDARPDWRVLLFTVGMTIAATLFFGLMPALQIARQRQQKTLARQILVGAQIAASSVLLIVAALLVRATQHALYTDPGFGYEHLVSIDPQLARHGYTAAAAKDYLNQMQNRLQNQPGVNAVSLVKLPPLGHTVANSTTEIRGKRVVIYPNWVAPDFFSTMAIPLRMGRTFNTGEKHVVIVGESFARRQWPGENPLGQTVGDGAIKDMVIGVAGDAHINALSDDDAVEQYWPEQPEDMPDMVLIARAAGEPGSLAPVAKTIATTLDASVVPEVRQLKMLYRENMQQIETVAATVSVVGMVAVTLAAIGLMGLVGYVVTQRTKEIAIRMALGAQPLAVLNAVLLQFRWPLLVGLTVGTAFAAYGSKLLRVGLYGINNLDLVSYLAALFTLGAIAALAMVLPAARTLRLNVAAILHHD; encoded by the coding sequence GTGCGCGAATTCCTTCGGCGAATTCATTATTTGATCAACAAGCGTCGGCTCGATGCCGAACTTCAGAATGACATGGAGTTCCATCGTGAAATGGCCGCGCGTGCGGGACGAAAGAACTTCGGCAACACTCTGCGCATGCGGGAACAGGCGCATGAAGCGTGGGGTTGGACCTGGCTCGAGCGCCTGATCCAGGACCTGCGCTATGGCGTAAGACTTCTCGTGCGCGCGCCCGGATTCACGCTCATGGCTGTGCTCGTGCTGGCCATCGGCATCGGAATCAATGTTTCCGCATTCAGCCTGTTCAACATGGTCGCGCTCAAACCTCTTCCGGTCCTCGACGCTGAGCGCCTCGTGCGGCTGGAGCGCCGCTCACCCACCAGCTACACAAGCGAAATGGCGTATCCGTCGTTTATCTTTTATCGCGATCATGCGCGGACCCTTTCTGCCGCAATTGCAGTTCTCGGCGTACCGCCCATGCAGATTGATGCCGATCAACAACTCACCAGCCTCTCCTTCGTCACGCCGAACTACTTTACGGAGTTGGGCACTCAAGCCGCATATGGCCGTTTACTCGATCCGGACAGCGATGGAAATGCAGATTCCCCTGCCGCTGCGATCTTGAGCTACGGCCTGTGGCAACGGCGGTTTGGCAGTGATCCGAACGTGATCGGCCGCGTCATCCACTTGAATGGAAAACCGGTCACGGTCCTAGGCATAACGCCCTATGCATTCGCCAGTCTTGGCGGGCAGCATCCGGACATCTGGCTGCCGATCGCGCAGCAACCCTACTTCTTTCAACACAGCGCTGTTCTCAAGGATTGGACGAACGCGAGCGTGCGCATGTGGGGCAAACTGGCTCCGGGTGTGAGTGCAAAGGCCGCTGAACAGGAGCTGCGTTCCCTGACGAATGAACTGCGCCACGAGCATCCCGAAGCGGTATGGGATGGCGAATTCATTCAGAGCTCTCCGGGAGGGCATCTGCAGGTGATGCAGCCGCAGATGTATCAGATCGCGGCCATGATCGGTGTGCTGACGCTGCTTATCCTGGTCGTGTCCTGCGCTAATGTCGGCGGGCTCATGCTGGCGCGGGCTGTTGCACGACAACACGAAATCGGAATTCGCCTCGCCATTGGCGCTGGACGTTGGCGCATCTTGCGGCAACTCTGCACGGAGAGCCTTGTGCTCGGCGCTCTCGGCTCTCTTGCAGCATTGGGCCTGTCGTGCGCGGCTCTCAAGCTGATAATTGCTAAAGTGGATGCGCCGAAATGGCTGGACGCGCGGCCTGACTGGCGCGTGCTGTTGTTCACGGTCGGAATGACGATTGCCGCCACACTCTTCTTTGGCCTCATGCCCGCATTGCAGATTGCCCGCCAGCGGCAACAGAAGACGCTGGCGCGGCAGATTCTGGTCGGCGCGCAAATCGCGGCAAGCTCAGTTCTGCTCATTGTGGCGGCCCTATTGGTGCGCGCAACGCAACACGCGCTTTATACCGATCCGGGCTTTGGATACGAGCACCTCGTCTCCATCGATCCTCAACTCGCACGCCATGGCTACACCGCGGCGGCGGCGAAAGATTACCTGAACCAGATGCAGAATCGGCTCCAAAATCAGCCCGGAGTGAACGCCGTCTCACTGGTGAAGCTTCCTCCGTTAGGGCACACCGTCGCCAATTCAACGACGGAGATTCGCGGTAAACGAGTGGTGATTTATCCCAACTGGGTCGCGCCGGATTTCTTCAGCACGATGGCAATCCCCCTGCGAATGGGACGCACCTTCAATACCGGCGAAAAACACGTCGTTATCGTGGGCGAGTCGTTCGCGCGTCGGCAGTGGCCCGGAGAAAATCCGCTGGGACAGACAGTCGGCGACGGAGCCATCAAGGACATGGTCATCGGCGTAGCTGGCGATGCCCACATCAATGCCCTGAGCGATGACGATGCGGTGGAGCAGTACTGGCCAGAGCAACCAGAAGACATGCCGGATATGGTGTTGATCGCGCGCGCGGCGGGCGAGCCAGGCTCACTCGCTCCCGTCGCAAAGACAATCGCCACAACCCTCGATGCTTCGGTCGTTCCCGAAGTTCGGCAGCTCAAGATGCTTTATCGCGAGAACATGCAACAGATTGAGACGGTCGCTGCCACTGTGAGTGTGGTGGGCATGGTTGCGGTCACGCTCGCAGCAATCGGACTCATGGGATTGGTCGGATATGTAGTAACGCAACGCACCAAGGAAATCGCGATCCGCATGGCGCTCGGGGCACAGCCGCTCGCTGTATTGAATGCAGTCCTGCTGCAGTTCCGATGGCCTTTGCTCGTGGGCCTCACAGTGGGCACTGCATTTGCCGCGTACGGATCAAAGCTCCTGCGCGTAGGGCTGTACGGTATCAACAATCTGGATCTGGTCAGCTATCTCGCTGCATTGTTCACGCTGGGCGCAATCGCGGCGCTTGCAATGGTCCTTCCCGCGGCCCGTACTCTGCGCCTGAATGTCGCGGCGATTCTCCACCATGATTAG
- a CDS encoding TolB family protein has product MRSILVAVAGLMLLGAQGPSAPTIAFNRVELRGGHPRIFVAASDGSGEHPLLPNSEDDYDAVWSPDGKSIVFTSERNGSADLFQVKPDGSGLKALTTDPAYDDQAAFSPDSQKLVFVSTREGGTANLWVLDIVSLSVHRLTTGAGGDYRPAWSPDGKWIAFSSGRGKPMPFSEGRWERLQMTDLYIVHPDGSGLKKVPVNQDFCGSPKWMTDSRRVVAYCMTAQQTLPNRMPNPEPGNDTRLLSVDTGIGATAELPAAGVKINPSPLGQNDIGYIRKGTSEPGIYYLSGRRGPRGAIRTASWSPDGKLVVFHRRVSGQSVPMLKVFSRDSRYDLKVVGGTLPSFNPSGTQFATTGGPNGGVSTSAITVTTVATGASQVVYQDKTNNALAGSWSPDGRKILFGIGQFAAFFDGFHSEFLKPDDRINGGAKVAVVNADGTGFQELTDGAGNNAFPSFAPDGKRFVYRTFSREGMGLRIMDLETKGVMKLTDGYDNFPLWSPRGDLIMFARLSGGNYAPGETYDVYTIRPDGSDLKRLTNGNGNDAHMTWSPDGEYIAFASSRMGFKDEAAYTDAPQPYGEIFVMRSDGTGVEQLTDNQWEDGAPGWQRVPPHQFASSH; this is encoded by the coding sequence ATGCGTTCCATTCTGGTTGCAGTTGCTGGCCTCATGCTGCTGGGTGCCCAGGGACCCAGCGCACCCACCATTGCGTTTAACCGGGTCGAGTTGCGAGGTGGCCATCCACGTATTTTCGTGGCCGCATCCGACGGCAGCGGCGAGCATCCTCTCCTTCCCAACTCTGAGGATGACTATGACGCGGTGTGGTCGCCGGATGGCAAATCGATCGTGTTCACTTCCGAACGAAATGGATCGGCGGATCTTTTCCAAGTAAAACCCGATGGCAGCGGTCTGAAGGCACTGACAACCGATCCGGCCTATGACGATCAGGCTGCTTTCTCGCCAGATAGTCAGAAGCTGGTCTTCGTCAGTACACGTGAAGGCGGAACCGCGAATCTTTGGGTGCTGGATATAGTGTCGCTGAGCGTGCATAGACTGACGACGGGGGCAGGCGGCGATTATCGCCCCGCATGGTCGCCAGACGGAAAATGGATTGCGTTTTCGTCTGGACGTGGGAAGCCTATGCCTTTCAGCGAGGGCCGGTGGGAGCGCCTTCAGATGACCGATCTTTATATAGTGCACCCTGACGGCTCTGGCTTGAAGAAAGTACCTGTGAACCAGGATTTCTGCGGAAGCCCGAAGTGGATGACCGACAGCCGTCGCGTAGTCGCGTATTGCATGACTGCCCAGCAAACGCTGCCGAACCGGATGCCGAATCCTGAGCCGGGCAATGACACGCGCCTTCTGTCAGTCGATACCGGGATAGGCGCAACCGCCGAACTGCCGGCTGCGGGCGTGAAGATCAATCCGTCTCCGCTTGGCCAGAATGACATCGGCTATATACGCAAAGGCACGTCAGAGCCCGGCATTTATTACCTCAGCGGTCGCCGAGGTCCACGAGGGGCCATCCGGACGGCATCCTGGTCGCCCGATGGGAAACTGGTCGTCTTTCACAGACGCGTTTCCGGGCAATCCGTACCGATGTTGAAAGTCTTCAGCCGGGACTCGCGATACGATCTGAAAGTTGTGGGCGGGACTCTTCCCTCCTTCAATCCCTCGGGCACGCAATTCGCAACGACTGGTGGTCCGAACGGCGGTGTAAGCACCTCTGCCATCACCGTGACGACGGTGGCGACAGGCGCCTCCCAGGTGGTTTATCAAGACAAGACCAACAACGCGCTGGCAGGATCGTGGTCGCCGGACGGCCGCAAGATACTCTTCGGCATCGGTCAGTTCGCGGCGTTTTTTGATGGGTTCCATTCTGAGTTTTTGAAGCCTGACGATCGCATCAATGGCGGGGCGAAGGTGGCGGTTGTGAATGCCGATGGAACCGGATTCCAGGAACTGACCGACGGCGCAGGCAATAACGCATTTCCCTCTTTTGCTCCGGACGGAAAGCGATTCGTGTATCGAACGTTCAGCCGCGAAGGGATGGGTCTGCGCATCATGGACCTGGAGACGAAAGGTGTCATGAAGCTGACCGATGGATATGACAACTTTCCGCTGTGGTCTCCACGCGGTGACCTGATCATGTTTGCGCGTCTTTCCGGGGGAAACTACGCGCCCGGTGAGACCTACGACGTCTACACCATAAGGCCGGACGGCAGCGATCTGAAGCGTCTGACGAACGGGAATGGCAACGACGCTCATATGACCTGGTCGCCCGATGGTGAGTACATCGCGTTTGCAAGTTCCAGGATGGGCTTCAAAGATGAAGCGGCGTACACCGATGCGCCACAGCCTTACGGCGAGATCTTCGTAATGCGCTCCGACGGCACCGGGGTCGAACAGCTCACGGACAACCAATGGGAGGACGGTGCACCCGGATGGCAGCGAGTTCCACCGCACCAGTTCGCAAGCAGTCATTGA
- a CDS encoding DUF72 domain-containing protein, whose amino-acid sequence MTERGQIRIGMSGWRYDDWRGTFYPEKLAQRRELEYASRQLNSIELNGTFYSLQKPKSYLDWSKETPDDFVFSVKGTQFITHIRKLENVATPLANFLAQGLLRLGRKLGPILWQLPPNFKFDPQRLEEFLALLPHTHEQAAAYAKQRDEWMAERSWLEVEEDLPLRHAVEARNKSFATSEYISLLRKYQVAGVVADTDKWPRMMDVTADFVYCRLHGNEEVYPNGYDEAGIESWAQRVLAWSRGEEVTDGVRMHPEPGPKQAARDVFVYFDDDVKVRAPHDAMSLTRRITELTGQL is encoded by the coding sequence ATGACTGAACGTGGACAGATACGCATCGGAATGTCCGGCTGGCGCTATGATGACTGGCGCGGAACCTTCTATCCGGAGAAGCTCGCGCAACGGCGCGAGCTCGAGTACGCCTCGCGGCAGCTTAACTCGATCGAGCTGAACGGGACGTTCTATTCCCTCCAGAAGCCCAAGAGCTATCTTGACTGGAGCAAGGAGACGCCGGATGACTTCGTCTTCTCGGTCAAGGGTACGCAGTTCATCACTCATATAAGAAAGCTGGAGAACGTGGCTACTCCGCTGGCGAACTTCCTGGCACAGGGGTTGCTGAGGCTGGGCAGGAAGCTTGGGCCGATCCTGTGGCAGCTTCCGCCGAATTTCAAGTTCGATCCCCAGCGCCTGGAGGAGTTCCTGGCGCTGCTGCCGCACACGCACGAGCAGGCGGCCGCCTATGCGAAGCAGCGCGATGAGTGGATGGCCGAACGGTCGTGGCTCGAAGTGGAAGAGGACCTGCCGCTGCGCCATGCGGTGGAGGCGCGCAACAAGAGTTTCGCGACGTCGGAGTATATTTCCCTGCTGCGCAAGTACCAGGTCGCCGGGGTTGTCGCCGATACGGACAAGTGGCCGCGGATGATGGATGTGACGGCGGACTTCGTCTATTGCCGGCTGCATGGGAATGAAGAGGTCTATCCGAACGGATACGACGAGGCCGGGATCGAAAGCTGGGCGCAGCGAGTGCTGGCTTGGTCGCGCGGCGAGGAGGTCACGGACGGAGTGCGGATGCATCCTGAGCCGGGGCCGAAGCAGGCGGCGCGGGATGTGTTCGTCTACTTCGATGATGACGTGAAGGTCCGGGCGCCCCACGATGCCATGAGCCTGACGCGTCGGATAACGGAGCTGACCGGTCAGCTTTGA
- a CDS encoding SRPBCC family protein has protein sequence MTDRMKYVPGPAGGARVEKDGDKWTLVLVRELRHAPEMVWEALTDPAQLSEWAPFDADRNLSSVGPVTMSMARTPKPTVFETSVKRAEAPRLLEYSWGESNLRWELQPVGTGTRLTLWHNIDRRFIAWGAAGWHICLDVLDRLLDRNPIGRTVGSDALKFDWQRLNAEYAEQFGIESPKWQPPAAQ, from the coding sequence ATGACCGATCGTATGAAGTATGTGCCGGGGCCCGCCGGCGGAGCGCGGGTAGAGAAAGACGGAGACAAGTGGACCCTCGTCCTCGTTCGGGAGCTGCGCCATGCACCGGAGATGGTGTGGGAGGCGCTGACAGATCCCGCGCAGCTCAGCGAGTGGGCTCCGTTCGACGCCGACCGTAATTTGTCCTCCGTCGGTCCGGTGACGATGTCGATGGCGAGGACGCCGAAGCCCACAGTGTTTGAGACTTCAGTGAAGCGGGCGGAAGCGCCCAGGCTACTCGAATACAGCTGGGGTGAAAGCAACCTTCGGTGGGAGCTTCAGCCAGTTGGGACCGGCACACGGTTAACGCTGTGGCACAACATCGATCGGCGCTTCATTGCGTGGGGGGCGGCTGGTTGGCACATTTGTCTCGACGTGCTCGATCGCCTTCTCGACCGGAATCCCATCGGCCGTACGGTTGGGAGCGACGCTCTTAAGTTCGATTGGCAGCGGCTGAACGCCGAATACGCGGAACAGTTCGGGATCGAATCGCCAAAATGGCAGCCGCCGGCGGCGCAGTAA
- a CDS encoding VOC family protein translates to MKIKLSSVYVDDQEKALRFYTEVLGFAKKSDFSNGTYRWLTVTSAEDPAGTELQLALNNNPAAAAYQQAIFQQNQPAANVFTDNLKTEYESIKGRGAQFTMRPTDVQYAWIAMLKDTCGNLVQITQLKGW, encoded by the coding sequence ATGAAGATCAAACTGAGCAGCGTGTATGTCGACGATCAGGAGAAAGCCCTTCGCTTCTATACGGAGGTATTAGGTTTTGCGAAGAAGAGCGATTTCAGTAATGGCACGTATCGGTGGCTAACCGTAACCTCGGCCGAGGATCCAGCCGGCACCGAGCTGCAATTGGCTTTGAACAACAATCCAGCGGCCGCTGCGTACCAGCAGGCCATCTTCCAGCAGAATCAGCCGGCGGCCAATGTCTTTACCGACAATCTTAAGACCGAGTACGAAAGTATCAAGGGCCGGGGGGCCCAATTTACGATGCGTCCTACGGATGTGCAGTACGCCTGGATTGCGATGCTCAAGGACACCTGCGGAAATCTGGTTCAGATCACGCAGCTCAAGGGGTGGTAG
- a CDS encoding ArsR/SmtB family transcription factor, which yields MDSAFEIIAEPNRRAILSLLVISEQSVGEIERQLRMSQPTVSKHLRVLREAGFVESSVDAQRRLYRLRPEPFQEVDAWLSQFRRFWSTHVDALERHLDNMERVRTSGDSTTENT from the coding sequence GTGGACTCAGCCTTCGAAATCATCGCTGAACCGAACCGTCGAGCAATCCTCAGCTTACTGGTCATCTCTGAGCAGTCGGTTGGAGAGATCGAGCGTCAGCTTCGCATGTCTCAGCCGACTGTCTCGAAACACTTGCGTGTACTACGCGAGGCCGGCTTCGTTGAGTCTAGCGTGGACGCGCAGCGCCGGCTTTATCGGCTCAGGCCGGAACCGTTCCAGGAGGTTGATGCCTGGCTTTCCCAGTTCCGCCGGTTCTGGTCGACGCACGTGGATGCGCTTGAACGCCACCTGGACAACATGGAGCGGGTTCGAACGAGCGGAGACTCCACCACCGAAAACACGTAA
- a CDS encoding bifunctional nuclease family protein: MDVEVRIRGLMMDPATNMPIVVLKDPASDAVMPIWVGIFEANAIAIELEKVSAPRPLTHDLTRNLVHHLNGGLEKVVITEIREDTFFAVLWLRQGDESVMVDARPSDAIALALRFDCPIYVTEQVLQSARISGSATSEGQNSEQLRGWLEGLNDEDLGSRYKM; this comes from the coding sequence ATGGACGTCGAAGTCAGAATTCGCGGACTCATGATGGACCCCGCCACCAATATGCCGATCGTCGTCCTGAAGGACCCCGCCTCCGATGCAGTCATGCCCATCTGGGTCGGGATCTTCGAAGCCAACGCCATCGCCATTGAGCTTGAAAAGGTCTCGGCGCCTCGGCCCCTGACCCACGACCTGACCAGAAACCTCGTCCATCACTTGAATGGCGGTTTGGAAAAGGTTGTAATTACTGAGATTAGGGAAGATACATTCTTTGCCGTGCTGTGGCTCCGGCAGGGCGACGAATCCGTTATGGTCGACGCCCGCCCGTCTGACGCCATAGCCCTGGCACTCCGCTTCGACTGTCCCATCTATGTCACCGAGCAGGTGCTGCAATCCGCCAGGATCAGCGGTTCCGCCACGTCAGAAGGCCAGAACAGCGAGCAACTGCGTGGCTGGCTCGAAGGCCTCAACGACGAAGACTTGGGCAGCCGCTACAAGATGTGA
- the miaB gene encoding tRNA (N6-isopentenyl adenosine(37)-C2)-methylthiotransferase MiaB: protein MAPEKTFYLETFGCQMNAHDSEKVIGTLQSEGYRQVNSEEEAGLILYNTCSIRDKAEQKVFNRLNDYKKLYKSGKRFGVLGCVAQQEGEKIFERAPYVSLVSGSASYRKLPEMLARLESGENRITGLDDRQTDETFETEFTSRQNPYRGYITIIEGCDKFCAYCVVPYTRGKERSRTSDSVLEEARRIADLGYTEIQLLGQNVNSYKDPEGKLSFAELLAAVGQVPGIRRVRFTTSHPRHFTKDIVEAIDSVPTLCDHVHLPVQSGSSRVLKAMAREYTRDWYLERISWIKAAKRRISLSTDIIVGFPGETPEDFIETMDLLAEVQYDGVFGFKYSARPNTPALVMIDSIPESEKAHRLQVLLDRQREIQRANYANHLGEVIEVMVEGQNVARGQISGRSSQNKPVNFTWPNPIAPAPGSYLQVKITATHPNSLVGEAV, encoded by the coding sequence ATGGCACCCGAAAAAACCTTCTACCTTGAGACCTTCGGCTGCCAGATGAATGCCCATGACTCCGAGAAGGTGATTGGCACACTCCAAAGTGAGGGCTATCGCCAGGTCAACTCGGAAGAGGAAGCCGGGCTCATCCTCTACAACACCTGCTCCATCCGCGATAAAGCCGAGCAGAAGGTCTTCAACCGCCTCAACGACTACAAGAAGCTCTACAAGTCCGGCAAGCGCTTCGGCGTCCTCGGCTGCGTAGCCCAGCAGGAAGGCGAGAAGATCTTCGAGCGCGCGCCCTACGTCTCGCTCGTCTCCGGCTCCGCGTCCTACCGCAAGCTGCCCGAGATGCTCGCCCGCCTCGAATCCGGCGAGAACCGCATCACCGGCCTCGACGACCGCCAGACCGACGAGACCTTCGAGACCGAGTTCACCTCGCGCCAGAATCCCTACCGCGGCTACATCACCATCATCGAAGGCTGCGACAAATTCTGCGCCTACTGCGTCGTCCCCTACACCCGCGGAAAAGAGCGCAGCCGCACCTCCGACTCGGTTCTCGAGGAAGCCCGCCGCATCGCCGACCTCGGCTACACCGAGATCCAGCTCCTCGGACAGAACGTCAACAGCTATAAAGACCCGGAAGGGAAGTTGTCCTTCGCCGAACTCCTCGCCGCAGTCGGCCAGGTCCCCGGCATCCGCCGCGTCCGGTTCACCACCAGCCACCCTCGCCACTTCACCAAAGACATCGTCGAAGCCATCGACTCCGTGCCCACCCTCTGCGACCACGTCCATCTGCCCGTCCAGTCCGGCTCAAGCAGGGTACTGAAAGCCATGGCCCGGGAGTACACCCGCGACTGGTACCTTGAGCGCATCTCCTGGATCAAAGCGGCGAAACGCAGGATCTCACTCTCGACCGACATCATCGTCGGCTTCCCAGGCGAAACCCCCGAAGACTTCATCGAGACCATGGACCTCCTCGCCGAAGTGCAGTACGATGGCGTCTTCGGATTCAAGTACTCGGCCCGGCCCAACACGCCGGCCTTGGTCATGATCGACTCCATACCGGAATCCGAGAAGGCGCACCGGCTTCAAGTACTGCTTGATCGTCAGCGCGAGATACAAAGGGCGAATTACGCGAATCACTTAGGCGAGGTAATAGAAGTGATGGTTGAGGGGCAGAACGTGGCACGCGGGCAAATCTCCGGCCGCAGCAGCCAGAACAAGCCCGTCAACTTCACCTGGCCGAATCCAATCGCACCCGCCCCCGGCAGTTACCTGCAAGTGAAGATCACGGCCACCCACCCAAACAGCCTTGTAGGCGAAGCAGTCTAA